Sequence from the Procambarus clarkii isolate CNS0578487 chromosome 2, FALCON_Pclarkii_2.0, whole genome shotgun sequence genome:
CCttaaaccattgttttatccattctaatgTTTACCAGAATAGTTCCTTATACACATTTACATCGTCCATGGGCGCAGAAACACCTTGGATGAGGCAGGTGAcgattttctttattatgcatacccatcctgtgtaatCCTTGGTATAAGTAACAGTTGCAGATTATATTTACAGGCATCTTTCCATGTAATGTCACACAGGCAGTTAGGGTTTTGTAGTAAATGTGAAAGTATGTGAAAGACCTGTTGAATGCAAATTGATTCGTTAAAACTtggatttgtttttatttttacattttatatatttaataaggATGCAATAAACACAGTTTGATTTTTTTTTCCATAACGTCCAGGTTTTTTATTTATTCAGTAGGAACAGGTGCTGGTTGTGCAggggcaggaacagcagcagctgcAGGCTTCTCCATCTTGTTCTCTGAATGTGGTTCAGCTGGCATCAGCTCTTCCTTAGGTTCCACGATGTTGATGTGATCAGGAAGTGGAGTACGTGGTCCATTCTTGCCAGTTGGGTCCCATGGCAACATAATCTTCACCTTGATACCCAGCACACCTGTAACAAATTTAGTTATTAAATTACTACTCTaggtcaaatttaaaaaaagcaaCTATATTTTAATATGGACACCCAGTAATAGTTAATATATTTTTCTAGAATACAAGAATGGCCTACAGACCAATTACTCCACAAAATACAGAACCTAGAAAAACACTTGGTTTTTTCTCCACTAGAATAAATTAAGAAACTCCGGTGGATATCTAATAatgtacacatggaaaatactggagggtcaggtcccaaatctacagtaaaataacatacttgagaacaatatggaagaaaatgcagaatagaaccagtgaagagcaggggtgccataggcacaataggaggacattgtataaacatcagaggtccacggttgttcaacatccttcccctccccccccccaccaagagtactgcataagaaatattgccagaacaactgtggacatcaaaAGAAAACAAGAGTTTTCttcaagtgctggaccaaccaggctgtggtggatatgtgggccactccaagcacaagcctgttggaccaagttggacctcccagagccccatcaagcaggtaggcCATGGTGAAAGTCAGCCAATGGAGAAGACTTGCGAGAAAGACTGCAGGGTGAACATAACCTTTATTGAACTTTAGCAAGAATGACAAACAGGAATGCTATGCAGAAATATTGTAGCAAAGATCATATCAACAAGGAACTCAACTGTGGCAATGATATCTGTTCAAATTCATTATGGAAAGGAGGGGCATGCACAAGATGCAACCACCAATTTGAGACGACCTATGCAACATGTGTGCGAGGAAGCAGAGATTAAATTGAGGCGGTAAGAAACATGACAAATTATCAACCGATGTGACTCATTCATCAGACCGCGAGCAGCTATGCCTAATCAGAGACAGGGCCCATAGATTTTTATCCTCAGAACCAAATGATAATTGATGGGGCTCACTTAAATCTGCCTTAAGTGCCCTATGAGTAATAGATTAATATAAGCTAAAGTGTATACAAACACAGGCTGAGATATGCTCATCCTGTCAGCTAGATTTCCAGTATTCAGTAGAAATTGCACATtagtcaattttttcttactaTACTCCAGCATTAATTTCCTAGCACCATTATACCCAAAATCATGTTCGATGAGCATTTTCTGCGAGCTTTGTCCACAAGAAACTAGTATACAATTTTTACATATACTAGTAGCTGAGTGAGCAGCTGAAGAGGGTGGGTAAGTTGAGAAAATGGTATCCCTTACCCTCCACTGAATGTGAGAAAGATATGGCAGGGTGGCAGCCGTCTGTAAAAGTGTTTGTGCTGTGTGACAACTCGTGTGTTCAATAATGCATAATGGGGTGTAGTTGTGTATAATTTGATGGGGCACGGCAAAGTTCCATTCTCACGAGACCATATAATGTGGATGAACATTTAAATTTATTTCTCTGGGTTAATTCTCTCTCCACTCCCAAAGTGATGATTGTTATAGGTAGTGTCAAAGATACGGATAAGCAATTAAATATCTTAAAACCTTGTTTTCAAAAATCACTACTAAACTGTTCATCCACCTTAACACTGAACTTGCCAATAAAGCATTTAAGATTCTGTACTTTAAATAATTACAGGAATATTGCCCCAAGTTTTCCTttcaattaaaaaatataaaattgaaAAACTAACCTTGGCGCAAATGGACATGACGAACTGCAGTGTCAACATAGTGGCGTCGAGGTTCACCAGAATGAATCATGAGACCATCTGTGAATTTCATGCTCTTGGCTCGCTGTCCTCGTAGCTTACCAGACACCACAACTTCACAACCCTTTGCACCAGACTCCATGATGAACCGGAGCACACCATAACATGCTCTGTAAattaaaaattatttatatttacaaaaatataaacaagttaTTGTACATCTAATATAAATTTCACAATTTTTAGTGGTATGCAACCAATCTCTTAACTTCACATTGAAATAATTTCTACTACCTATAGTCATGATTTCACCCACAGCCAAGCATACAACCCTGTCATAATAAGCCACTCTCACTAATGCACTTATTTTGCCATTTATCTGCCCCAGCCATCATAATGGCTAGAACAGTAATAATCATAATGGCTGTTTTAGCCATCTGGACATAGGTAGGATAAGGGTAAATGAGATTTTGGCATTGCAAGACTCATAATGGACTAAAAGGACCCTTAGTGGTTAGTGCCATAACCACTAAGGTTAGTACCATAACCCTTTAATGGCACcaactgtatatactgtatacaattttgatctaattgcctgaaaGGTGTGCATTGTATATATTCATCTTAAAGTACTGTACTGCacaagatttaaaagtcccacgGCTACACATCGGCCTCCTCAGGGTAGCCGATAGGAAGCTAAaaagtaaacagacgccattaaaaaaaaaagttgtggATACTATTCCAGAGTGTGAAGGTTTCAGTACTGAGAGAGCAcccaaggctggtgcatgcaacatgagctaacagcactactgttcagcttgtgaccacagcatcacctaaaaacgtcaaaatatatatgtaactggtattatttagcaacGATagcattacagaagagcctgactgtgataaagactatgTACAATGTTCAGGTATCAGCTGAATACAATGCTGTTTAAAATGTTCACAGCACCAGAACACCTTACTCGTCAAcattcctcctaccaccatactgttatggtttatattacactatttacacatgtataagtatctacacgttttattcaccataactatacaactaagctggtatcgtGTCCAAAtagcacagtggccaccatacactgcatgacaagtcacacagcagacgatgctacgagtaagacaccacctcccaacatactgttattacactatatacacacgttataataataagtatctacatttgtgttcaccatagcaaaccactaagctagtatggcaaGACCAAACAAGAGTATGCCACACACAGTGACACTACCTcaattccctccctcaccaaaaattcctcctcccacaatactatgcacagctctaatatcaccacaatcctggccactaaatcctgtaaatgaataatttaccGCAAATTTGTTTTATAAAGGAACataagaagtcatttgaagattcctagatggacgaaataatgctgtggctagcgctgtgaacatcttgaacagcactgattcactgatatttgaacattgtagtcattatcacacttaggcttttctgtaatactatcatggctaaataataccagttacacatATATTTTGACATTGTTAGGCGACAGACACTatagtcacaagctgaacagcagtgctgtgagctcatgctgcgtgtgccagcctaggttgctcactcagtaccgaggactctcacacccgggaatgttgaccacgattaaaaaaaaaaggcatCCGTTTACAAGCGCCCTgacgaagctgatgtgaaccccatgtagccgcggaagTTTTGAATCATACACTTATACCTATAAGATCCCCGAGGCGCATTGCGCACTACCCTGTTGAGCGCCTACAGGCGcgatgcgcagtgcagtggttaataaaATTAAAGCATATTACCTCCTGACTGCAAGACCTCCGACAAGTTTGTATCTAAGGGATTCAGCCTGAGCAATGGCGCACAGACCACGCTGTGCCACCTTTTCTGCATATAGCTCAACAGATCCCTCAGCAAATCCAAAACGCTTCTGTACCAATGAAGTCAACTCCCTGATACGTCGCCCCTTCTCACCtggaaaaatattaataatttcaGTTTTAGTGATCTCCACACTTAATGAGACTTCACCAAATAAAATTAAACACATACAATACCTCTATAGCACTTTTTGGTGACTAATGCCAGCGTAACAAATTGAAAATCCAAATTTTATAACCAAAGTACCATTCTTGgaatatataaaatcaataaaaagTCAAAGAAGGATTAATTAATAATATGCCAAATATGACTTTAAATATCTTGTGTGGGAGATCAGGAAAGGTATCCAGTGACTGCCTATATCAGAATGTGAACAAATATAACAAGCAGTGCAAAGATTATAGGGTGTTTAAATGGGTGCAGAAAGCTTTGAATAAGGAATGAGAATTTTGTCTAGTAGTTAAAAATAGAGGTAAGTTGTAGCATATTAGTGTTGTCTCAGTATTTGTAGTGCATGTAGAAAAACTAGTACAGCATATCTGATCAACATTAAGTACCTTACATTTtcaattttgtttttaattataaATTCTTACGCCAACTGTGTGCCTTTGAATAAGACAGAGTCTGCTAGAGGTAACACTATTAATCCCCGAGGGACCTTCCAGATCTTACTTATTTTGTTGACATTCACCCACTATACCAGTTAATTTATTCAGCTGTAGCTATACTAAAAAACACTATCCCTACTTCTACTATTAGGGACCTAATTGGCATGTTTTTCCAAAGGAAAATGGCTTCCATCAGACAACTTATAGATGAAAATTGGCAAATTTACATGCAAGATAAACATATGGGGAGCATACAGGCTTTGAGATCCTGGCTCAAATACTCCCTTCCAGTCAGAGCATACAAACCAAAGCATCACAGGCACTATAAATTATAGGAAAGATAAAAGTTTGATAGGGAGGTATTCCACATTAATttgaagatcaataattaaaaaaataaagaaaagaaaaaagaaaacctTACCTAACACATTCTGAGTGCGGGTAGCAAGGATGATAATCTCGGTTCTTGCAGGGGTGTGGCGAACCTGCACACCAGAGTAGCCATCTTCTGCCAACTCATTGGTGAGGAATCTATTAAGTTCTGCCTTGAACACACCATCCTTAACGAACTGaaaacaaaatattttattaGCACACCCAACTTTGATTATTCCAAACACCTTAATTATAATTACAATAACCAAATCATGCCTTCAGTTGACCAACAACTGCATTTCACTCGTCTCTACCAGGTAATTATTTTTTTACACGTTTACCCTATAGGATCAATTGAATTTAAGGGGGGGTGTATTACCCGatttttaaatgttgtttaaTATCAACCAAACTTTTTATACTAGTTGTATATAAGAAGGGCTGCAACTGTTCCAAGTTTCCGTATCgcaccctaaatagaaagggagggatttttttttccaacgaattttacacatcttaataaaactctacaacaattttcaaatgaaatcatttccATGACACTCATCTattacattagcatataataaaggatttgtatagaaaggattatccaaaatatttagttttactaatactgtACAAGTAGTCAAAAGAGTTCCCCAAAAATAtatgccaatatttcatgtttgcaaatatttataaaatcaataaatgaacttagaaatAAAGTGTTCTATAAGTTTATTAGATGTTAACTCTACATACAAGatgtaaatttcatgtaaattgaaaaaaaatgaaagGAGAGTTCATTTTATGTTACTTGACAATAAATGAGAAAAATTCTGCCACCTGTGGTTGAAGTTGacttcaaccaatttcctccaaaatttgcaCCCTGTCGGATAGGCTTATGTTCTGTAAGGtgtacaagtttcatgcaaatcagccgataaaaaatatgagaaaacttgataattttttttttaattttggggcataaaactaaatattaaaatactttcttatatactattgtgatagcttaagagtcatagacatgatttcagttgacacttttgtttgatgtttattttttaccattttggaaaattttgatataattcaatatttttttctcccattCCTATTTatactacgatgctgagacttgggccagttgaaccaaattttatatacaactagtcaaagtttgattgaaatcgaaccagttttcattttcgCATTTTTCCAGCATACTCCCCCCTTAAAGTCAGCAAGACTTTCCACTTCCTTTCTTTTTACCAGATACAGTGCagtacaataataataaatattgacTTGCTTGTGCATTAATAAAACACAGTACCGTATAATAATTCACTGTCAggagacaggcagccagtgtatttaTAAaggttaggcttatattgaggtctcTAATCCCTCCACTGGACCTCAATTAACCCCATAACAAGCTGTACctccttactgctaggtgaaaaggtgcattaggtgataggaaatgcgcccaacaATTTCTGTCCCCGTGGAtcagaacccggaattctcgattgcgaGTCTAGAACAAACCACTGCACTACCGGGTCTCCTCAAATAGTCAGTATGGTCtcctcagtatgaaaattatagaACTACTGTATAGGAAAGGAAACAACAGGTAAATTGGTGGATAAAAGTCATATCATACACAAGACTAGACTATTTGCCAAAGGATTTtaaaaccaacctaaccttacccaacctaatcaAGCCTAACATGTTAAATTGTATTCGTTTAATAATATAGTTTTGACATAAGCTTTGTTGAAAAGCCTGTGAATAATATATGCACTGAGCTGTTCTTTCAATTTACAACCCTACTCTAAAAATTTTAtttacaaaaggtctttatctaaACGTATTTAATCCTTATCCCTTTGTTATGCATTTACAGTATTTTACTTATGATGCAATTTAGCACCCCTAGAACTATATTATAGGGAAAGCCctttttaaattattttaataaccaAATGTTTATATTGACTTTTTGGAGTACTGCATAAATTGTATATATCAACCATATAATTTTTTGAAATAGGAAACATTGCCACAAATTTACAATCAGGAACCATTTGCAGTTACAAATGAAATACAGTACATCAATTTATGACAACCTGTTTTCCACATAAAAATGAAATTAATTTTTCAGACAAAACCAAAGTGGGATGTATCCTGTCCATATGTGTATAATCGCCTTATTCGAATAAACATTCATGTACAGCGTGTTCTCGGTTTAACAAATTGTCCAGTGGAACAATGTTCTTTTCAGTAAGGATTGTTCACCTAAAAGCCAACTTCAATCCTGACCATCAAGACATGTTATCTAGTCATGTTAGGCTGACCTAATTCAATCGTAAACTACTGTGAACAGCACATAAAATCTATGCtccaaattatatataaaaaaagtgaATAGGTTCCTCTATTCCCCTATGTGGTGCCGAAATATATATATGGGCACATTCTGTATGGTCCATGCCTAAAGAACTTTAAATGCAAAGTCCAAATAGTGATAAAATATGCAAAAATTAAACAATATATACAGCACTAAACTCCAACATATAATAGCATTATTCAGAACAACTAAGCCTGTACACAAAATTACCAACAGATGCTCCCAAGCCAGTCTTGGTATGCCTTCAAGCACCAAAGATATTTTAGCTGGTAGAGGCTacaattttatttttaattattccACCCATGCTAGAAAGTAGAAAGAGGCAACAGCAGTACACAAAGTAAGTTTTACTTCCCTTCCCCTCCTTATAACTtaagggacctttgacaagctgctggcttcctgtccttgtcaaggccactagggttagtggccttctagttaaaaaaaaaaaaaaaaaaaaaagggagggggggggggaggggtgtgccCTACCCATTTTACATTTTTGGGGCCCAACTTAAAAGCATGTAAAATTTAAGAGCAAAGTAAAAATTTTGCCAATGATCACTTTAACCATGTGACTCAAAATAAGGAAAGGGCAatactggaccattctcaagtcgattgtgatgaggaggtagggacaggcaataaataggcaagagagagctgaggaggaaagtcaggtgtaggggatagtagtaatggaaactgcagcaggcctattggcccatacgaggcagctcctattataaccaccgaaggagaagtaataggaaaaagagaggatagcaagggagcgtaggagaagacaatgaacattcagccacgttattgtgactcatcgcctgcatacggtcctctggtaggttaggagggcaggaagttctaaagtttcaaaatgtcatgaaagccattaacactttcgcgctttagattacagataactcgtcgccgttttctcttacgattccgcataacagccgagTTTTCTcgcccatcgaaaaaatatttctataaattccattttttaaccgaaatgtatggggatacttttgttttgtagggaatttatttgtgaatgttttggtaccagaatgaatattatatcacataaacttctatgagtaaaaaaaaaaaacacacaaagtatgtttgggggtgtggcgagcgtgtggcagtgggttccctttagccgttgatatatccaacacgtgggaaatatttgtatgtgttatgtatatgtctgtgtagggaattttactgcgatcactgtcatacaaattataaaatgtttcaacaagtataaacatgacaaacatcaaacgaacgaaaacaatgcgttcgtttctgccgcgaacgcatactgagcgacgtggttctatatttggcgcttctcttacacatgctttgtacaaatgttatacagttcatcttatagaaaattttattgcgaacacattggtataaaaaagaaatacgtacatagaaaagtagggtcaggaaacgtataaactttccaagcatgatttcccccctgtgttttcgccagtgcgctcgcggctaactactctccacttcacacactcttgcgggtgggcaattacctatattaaacattcatatgcatatgttcgtgtagagaattttattgcgattccaatgataccaaaattagtgatgtaggacaactgtaggcttcgcaaccattaagagagtggaaacattttgttgctgtttggcgctctcggcgagtgatctgcatagttttttatttggtgttgatactccttatgcttgggcggcattttataggtatgctcttatagacaatttcattgcgaacacagtgatacgaaatttaaatacgtgcgccttcaattattgtcaggacagtcaaaagagtgtacacttttcggtcttaccgcgtaggcgcgcgaagtgccgaaagcatctggggtattgtttttttttgagcaccgagagcgcgaaagtgttaattgaaATTTTTCTCTCCTAACCTAAATTATAAGATTAACCAAAGGacccaaaacaaaaaaataggacagtacgtcacttttgtgagcagATTCCAGTTACAATTACAATATGTCCTTTTTTAGCAGATTGCACATACAAGCAAAAAGCGACAATTTATAAGACGGGTTGTATTGCTTGGACATTTCCCTTGTTACCAAGTAATAAACTATACAATGCAGTACAGTGGACGTAGGCCCTTCTATTGTTGACAAATACAGCGACAATAGAAGACTGGATATTGGCGAAGCATTATACACCATGCAAACCTAGCCAACTATCAACCCCAAATTACACTGCCATCTTCGAGAACATGACAAAACATACGGATCCAACCATCATGAAAACAGGTAAGCTTCAATGGGCCACAAGCGAGGCGCTTCATCTCATCCCCGGCTATATATCCGGTAGCACAAAGACTTGACCATTCAAACTTTGTCTCATGCTAGAAgcattgctctcaccctttggcaTATCCATTATGTCTACTAGACAGATTgcaaccaaaatatactattGTAAACTTGTGGATGAGGTGTACAAGAAACCCATCCTCCTGATATGATGGTACCTTTAGTAACTGTGTGCTCGATCGTACCAATATGTAGAAATAGAGCTCAAGGAAGCCACTTTCTGTATTTTTTCTTAGTGGAAAAATAACAGCAAATCCAAATTAAATTATTCTTAGGCCTAGCATATCACATTTTAGGCCTCATTGTGTTAGGCATATGACGGTTATCAGATTTCATTAGTAATATATACAAACTTTTCTGGTCTGCCCAAATGCAATAATATAAGTTAACTTTCTATAGGTCCATCTAGACATTTGTACTATCGACCACCTAAGTTACTTaaagtactttcattttaggaggatgggttggagaaGGCAAACGTAGCCTGGAGTCCCTAGATTATTCAAGTATAGCTCAGGAGAAATGGGAGTAAATATGGCAGTATAAACAGACACTGCTTCACACGAGTCAATAACCTTGCTGTAGTCGCCTGTACTCTTACGGGTCACACGAGGGACACTGGTAAATAAGGCCGGGAAACACTACGGAGTTTCACAAACACCTTAACCACGGATTAATGCTGGTTTGACCTATTTATTACTGCCTAAAGTTTAAATAATTTCATCTATGGGAGATGTACAGAGGAATTAATATAATTAAACTAACAGTCTAGAAACTCTcgagcaaaaacacacacaccgcCCCAACACGCTGGACATGTGCGGCGCGCCAATACAAACATTCCCCGCACTATAACCCCTAAAACTGCTACATTTACAACTTCCCCGCCCGCCCTGAACAAACACTAAGGAGTACGCTACATAACCCACAAACAAGGCCCATGGAACTCCTAATGTG
This genomic interval carries:
- the RpS3 gene encoding small ribosomal subunit protein uS3, whose amino-acid sequence is MAAPISKKKKFVKDGVFKAELNRFLTNELAEDGYSGVQVRHTPARTEIIILATRTQNVLGEKGRRIRELTSLVQKRFGFAEGSVELYAEKVAQRGLCAIAQAESLRYKLVGGLAVRRACYGVLRFIMESGAKGCEVVVSGKLRGQRAKSMKFTDGLMIHSGEPRRHYVDTAVRHVHLRQGVLGIKVKIMLPWDPTGKNGPRTPLPDHINIVEPKEELMPAEPHSENKMEKPAAAAVPAPAQPAPVPTE